In Bacteriovorax stolpii, a single genomic region encodes these proteins:
- the pip gene encoding prolyl aminopeptidase, with translation MKEMYPEIEPYNTGFLKVSDLHTLYFEEAGNPNGKPVVFLHGGPGGGLIANYRRYFDPKKWRIVLFDQRGCGKSTPFAELKDNTTWDLVSDIEKLRTHLNISKWAVFGGSWGSTLALSYSITHPEKCSELFLRGIFLLRKKEIDWFYQEGCSKIFPDLWEEYVKPIPENERHDFVTAYYKRLTSPDAAVRKSAAHAWSVWEGSTSKLMYDAEAASRFGEDEFADAFARIECHYFTNKGFFTEDNFLLNNVDKIRKIKTVIVQGRYDVVCPADSAWALHRAFPEAELHIIGDAGHSLSEKGITSKLIEYTDMWA, from the coding sequence ATGAAAGAAATGTATCCAGAAATTGAACCCTATAACACAGGCTTTTTAAAAGTTTCTGATCTCCATACTCTTTATTTTGAAGAAGCAGGAAACCCAAATGGAAAACCTGTGGTTTTTCTTCACGGAGGCCCAGGTGGCGGACTGATTGCTAATTACCGTCGTTACTTCGATCCAAAAAAATGGAGAATCGTTTTATTTGATCAAAGAGGTTGTGGAAAAAGCACTCCTTTTGCTGAGCTAAAGGACAACACCACTTGGGATTTAGTATCCGACATTGAAAAACTAAGAACTCACTTAAATATTTCCAAGTGGGCCGTCTTCGGTGGTTCATGGGGATCAACTCTCGCTCTTTCTTACTCGATCACTCACCCGGAAAAATGCTCGGAGCTCTTCCTGCGTGGAATCTTCCTGCTTAGAAAAAAAGAGATCGACTGGTTTTACCAGGAAGGGTGCTCGAAAATCTTTCCTGATCTTTGGGAAGAATACGTTAAGCCTATTCCTGAAAATGAACGCCACGATTTCGTTACAGCTTACTATAAACGCTTAACATCTCCGGATGCAGCAGTGAGAAAATCAGCTGCTCATGCCTGGTCAGTTTGGGAAGGCTCAACATCAAAACTTATGTACGATGCTGAAGCAGCTTCTCGTTTTGGTGAAGATGAATTTGCCGATGCTTTTGCTCGCATCGAATGCCACTACTTCACGAATAAAGGTTTTTTCACTGAAGACAATTTCCTTTTAAATAACGTCGATAAAATCAGAAAGATCAAAACGGTTATCGTCCAAGGGCGCTACGATGTCGTATGCCCGGCCGACAGTGCCTGGGCGCTTCATCGCGCTTTCCCTGAAGCCGAACTGCACATTATTGGTGATGCTGGTCACTCGCTTTCTGAAAAAGGAATCACGTCAAAACTTATCGAATACACAGATATGTGGGCGTAA